In Labrys wisconsinensis, one genomic interval encodes:
- a CDS encoding OmpP1/FadL family transporter, with amino-acid sequence MAKARRIGPFVLTAAIAALPVGAHAGGFGNRLQSAVGAGDAFAGAGTSDFGLSGMFWNPAAVNDVDDFETSSNYTLAVPQARIRAQPGTSAPLLGLGADSGDVGQGALVPGSYLAYRINPQWAVGLSVNSPFGLATKPANLPWAGQNLSITAKALSVDVAAVIGYKVNDWLSVAAGPRWLYADARFTRDVIPGDAAIEPGILSGLKDSGWGYTLGATIKPWEGGEIALGYRSRVDLSLKGDLSLPDIPAIFGPLAGTHPVVGDITLPDQATVSFSQKLSPEWTLLGSVEWKDWSLVQDVPFYIRNSGPLNGLNPTTLTFRYKDGWNLALGAEYHWNDQLTLRGGASYEISPIKNEQREVSIPDGDRIWVSAGASYAFNDHFTFDVGYSHAFVKDGSIKVGPGTPNGDSGELAGLTFLGETTGSVDVVSVGIRYKFGGAAVAALPQQPVVAKY; translated from the coding sequence ATGGCGAAGGCGCGACGGATCGGTCCATTCGTCCTGACGGCTGCGATCGCGGCCCTCCCGGTCGGCGCTCATGCCGGCGGCTTCGGCAACAGGCTGCAGTCGGCGGTGGGCGCGGGCGATGCCTTCGCCGGCGCCGGCACCTCGGATTTCGGCCTCTCCGGCATGTTCTGGAACCCGGCGGCGGTCAACGACGTCGACGATTTCGAGACCAGCTCGAACTACACGCTGGCGGTGCCGCAGGCGAGGATCCGGGCGCAGCCGGGAACCTCCGCACCGCTTCTGGGGCTCGGGGCCGATTCGGGCGACGTCGGCCAGGGCGCGCTCGTCCCGGGATCCTATCTGGCCTATCGCATCAATCCGCAATGGGCGGTCGGCCTCTCCGTCAACTCGCCCTTCGGTCTCGCCACCAAGCCCGCCAACCTGCCCTGGGCCGGCCAAAACCTGTCGATCACCGCCAAGGCCCTCTCCGTGGATGTCGCCGCGGTGATCGGCTACAAGGTCAACGATTGGCTGAGCGTCGCGGCGGGCCCGCGCTGGCTCTATGCCGATGCCCGGTTCACGCGTGACGTCATCCCGGGCGACGCCGCCATCGAGCCGGGGATTCTGAGCGGCCTCAAGGACAGCGGCTGGGGCTACACGCTCGGCGCGACCATCAAGCCCTGGGAGGGCGGCGAGATCGCGCTCGGCTATCGCTCGCGGGTCGACCTGTCGCTCAAGGGCGACCTGAGCCTGCCCGACATCCCCGCCATCTTCGGGCCCCTGGCGGGCACGCACCCGGTGGTGGGCGACATCACCCTGCCGGATCAGGCGACGGTGAGCTTCAGCCAGAAGCTGTCGCCGGAATGGACGCTGCTCGGCTCGGTGGAGTGGAAGGACTGGAGCCTGGTCCAGGACGTGCCGTTCTACATCCGGAACAGCGGGCCTCTGAACGGCCTCAACCCGACGACGCTGACCTTCCGCTACAAGGACGGCTGGAATCTGGCGCTGGGCGCCGAATATCACTGGAACGATCAGCTGACGCTGCGCGGTGGCGCGTCCTACGAGATCTCGCCGATCAAGAACGAGCAGCGCGAGGTGTCGATCCCCGACGGTGACCGGATCTGGGTCTCGGCGGGCGCCTCCTACGCCTTCAACGACCATTTCACCTTCGACGTCGGCTACAGCCATGCCTTCGTCAAGGACGGCTCGATCAAGGTGGGGCCGGGGACGCCCAACGGCGACAGCGGCGAGCTCGCCGGGCTGACCTTCCTCGGCGAGACCACGGGATCGGTCGACGTGGTCTCGGTCGGCATCCGCTACAAGTTCGGCGGCGCGGCCGTCGCGGCCCTGCCGCAGCAGCCGGTGGTCGCCAAGTACTGA
- a CDS encoding DUF2852 domain-containing protein produces the protein MTSCATRGHWSPLHILAVVGGFVIWWPLGLAALAFCIWGGRVSRDQVREGFDRVKTEFGGFAREQRQTWSATGNAAFDDYRTETLRRLDEERRKLEEEGRAFAEFLRNLRRARDKEEFDRFMAERNAFRQGGPATNA, from the coding sequence ATGACCTCCTGCGCGACGAGGGGCCACTGGAGCCCGCTGCACATCCTGGCGGTGGTCGGTGGCTTTGTGATCTGGTGGCCTCTGGGTCTGGCGGCGCTGGCGTTCTGCATCTGGGGCGGCCGCGTCTCCCGTGACCAGGTCCGTGAAGGGTTCGACCGCGTCAAGACGGAGTTCGGGGGCTTTGCCCGCGAGCAGCGCCAGACCTGGTCGGCGACCGGCAATGCCGCCTTCGACGACTATCGCACCGAAACACTGCGCCGCCTGGACGAGGAGCGCCGCAAGCTCGAGGAAGAAGGCCGCGCCTTCGCCGAGTTCTTGCGCAACCTGCGCCGCGCCCGCGACAAGGAAGAGTTCGATCGCTTCATGGCCGAGCGCAACGCGTTCCGCCAGGGCGGACCGGCGACGAACGCCTGA
- a CDS encoding UDP-2,3-diacylglucosamine diphosphatase, producing the protein MGEESEGRRYRALFLSDIHLGTKGCQSELLLDFLRAYDAETIYLVGDIVDAWQLKSGWYWPQSHNDVVQKLLRKARKGSRIVYIPGNHDEFLRDFPGHHFGGIEVVEQTVHVAADGKRYLVMHGDAFDVVVRHAKWLAFLGDWAYVFALGVNTWLNIFRRRLGLSYWSLSAWAKLKVKNAVNFIGRFEETLADEAKRLQCDGVICGHIHHAAQRDLDGIAYINTGDWVESCTGVIEHADGRFEVIRWIDRDRRRQTASPDAAPTPAEARAAA; encoded by the coding sequence ATGGGCGAGGAAAGCGAAGGCAGGCGCTATCGGGCGCTGTTCCTTTCCGACATTCACCTCGGAACCAAGGGTTGCCAGTCGGAGCTTCTGCTCGACTTCCTGCGCGCCTACGATGCCGAGACCATCTACCTCGTCGGCGACATCGTCGATGCCTGGCAGCTCAAGAGCGGCTGGTACTGGCCCCAGTCGCACAACGACGTGGTGCAGAAGCTCCTGCGCAAGGCGCGCAAGGGCAGCCGCATCGTCTACATCCCCGGCAACCACGACGAGTTCCTGCGCGACTTTCCCGGCCACCATTTCGGCGGCATCGAGGTGGTCGAGCAGACCGTGCACGTCGCGGCCGACGGCAAGCGCTATCTCGTCATGCATGGCGACGCCTTCGACGTCGTGGTCCGCCACGCCAAATGGCTCGCGTTCCTGGGCGACTGGGCCTATGTCTTCGCCCTTGGCGTCAACACCTGGTTGAACATCTTCCGCCGCCGTCTCGGGCTGAGCTACTGGTCGCTGTCGGCCTGGGCCAAGCTCAAGGTGAAGAACGCGGTCAATTTCATCGGCCGCTTCGAGGAGACGCTGGCCGACGAGGCCAAGCGCCTGCAATGCGACGGGGTGATCTGCGGCCACATCCACCATGCGGCGCAGCGCGACCTCGACGGCATCGCCTATATCAACACCGGCGACTGGGTGGAGAGCTGCACCGGGGTGATCGAGCATGCCGACGGCCGCTTCGAGGTGATCCGCTGGATCGATCGCGACCGCCGGCGGCAGACCGCTTCGCCGGACGCCGCGCCGACGCCGGCCGAGGCGCGGGCCGCCGCGTGA
- a CDS encoding glycosyltransferase family 4 protein translates to MKILIATDAWRPQVNGVVRSLEQTASAAAALGVTFDILSPAGYATVPLPSYPEIQLALATPSSIERRIREAAPDFIHIATEGPIGFLTRRACLKRGRPFTTSYHTKFPEYIAARAPIPQDFIYRCLRRFHNAGSGTMVSTPAMERELAARGFRRLLRWSRGVDHELFRPRAETMFDLPRPIFLSVGRVAVEKNIEAFLALDLPGSKVVVGAGPALAAMRARFPQVHFAGMLHGEALARAYASADVFVFPSLTDTFGIVLLEALASGLPVAAFPVTGPLDVIGGTSAGVLDEDLRRAALACLDIPREAARAEALKYSWEASARQFIANVRSACGGSLQDEAA, encoded by the coding sequence GTGAAGATCCTGATCGCGACCGACGCCTGGCGGCCGCAGGTCAACGGCGTCGTGCGCTCCCTGGAGCAGACGGCGTCTGCCGCGGCAGCCCTCGGCGTCACCTTCGACATCCTGTCGCCGGCGGGCTATGCCACCGTGCCGCTGCCCTCCTATCCCGAGATCCAGCTGGCGCTGGCGACGCCGTCCTCGATCGAGCGCCGCATCCGCGAAGCCGCGCCGGACTTCATCCACATCGCGACGGAGGGGCCGATCGGCTTCCTCACCCGCCGGGCCTGCCTCAAGCGCGGCCGGCCGTTCACCACCAGCTATCACACCAAGTTCCCCGAATATATCGCGGCGCGGGCGCCGATCCCGCAGGACTTCATCTATCGCTGCCTGCGCCGGTTCCACAATGCCGGCTCCGGCACCATGGTCTCGACGCCGGCCATGGAGCGCGAGCTCGCCGCCCGGGGCTTCCGCCGCCTGCTGCGCTGGTCGCGCGGGGTCGACCACGAGCTGTTCCGGCCGCGGGCGGAGACGATGTTCGACCTGCCGCGCCCGATCTTCCTCAGCGTCGGCCGGGTGGCGGTGGAGAAGAACATCGAGGCGTTCCTGGCGCTGGACCTGCCGGGATCGAAGGTGGTGGTCGGCGCCGGGCCGGCCTTGGCGGCGATGCGCGCCCGCTTTCCCCAGGTGCATTTCGCCGGTATGCTGCACGGCGAGGCGCTGGCGCGGGCCTATGCCTCGGCCGATGTCTTCGTCTTCCCCAGCCTGACGGACACCTTCGGCATCGTGCTCCTGGAGGCGCTCGCCAGCGGCCTGCCGGTGGCGGCCTTCCCGGTGACCGGCCCGCTCGACGTGATCGGCGGCACCAGTGCCGGCGTGCTCGACGAGGACCTGCGCCGGGCGGCGCTCGCCTGCCTCGACATTCCCCGCGAGGCGGCCCGGGCCGAGGCGCTGAAATACAGCTGGGAGGCGAGCGCCCGCCAGTTCATCGCCAATGTGCGCAGCGCCTGCGGCGGCTCTCTGCAGGACGAGGCGGCCTGA
- a CDS encoding GGDEF domain-containing protein, whose product MPLDYHSLLLAFALSGCGLAAAFLVSWLVSKNDTFLMTWTIGVALMAGGVLIYDAYVTTMSAVLGATGYTVLLVGLAFVFGAGREFRTRVLPWRSMAVMASVPSLVVSGLMLAGYNGGAIFLLNVGATIILLVTAWDYWLGRAEARLAITLLTVLYILTGLSFVPCAVIVLLDGQWVIAQAPSNWAEDLNIDICLATLSGIGALSLGLNQARLARGHKRDAETDPLTGLLNRRALLDRVAAEIKGPAALVILDIDHFKQINDVHGHVVGDEVLRIFGEILILSAHSPILAARLGGEEFALLMPGTSAASAAIAAENICVRLAKRQFTGGAGSFQTTASAGVATRQDGVLDFDALLNAADKALYVAKRSGRNCVAISADGVEFLANTRRQTDDSVDLVKLELSS is encoded by the coding sequence GTGCCGCTGGATTATCATTCCTTGCTTCTCGCCTTTGCTCTTTCCGGATGCGGATTGGCAGCGGCCTTCCTTGTCAGCTGGCTCGTCTCCAAGAACGATACCTTCCTGATGACATGGACCATCGGGGTCGCCCTGATGGCTGGCGGCGTGCTGATCTATGACGCCTACGTGACCACCATGTCCGCGGTTCTCGGCGCGACCGGATACACGGTCCTGCTAGTGGGGCTTGCCTTCGTCTTCGGTGCTGGCCGCGAGTTTCGTACCCGCGTGCTACCCTGGCGCAGCATGGCCGTCATGGCATCAGTGCCTTCACTGGTCGTGTCCGGGCTTATGCTGGCCGGCTACAACGGCGGCGCGATCTTCCTCCTCAACGTGGGCGCAACGATAATTTTGCTCGTGACGGCTTGGGACTATTGGCTCGGGCGCGCGGAAGCCAGGCTGGCCATTACCTTGCTGACCGTGCTCTACATTTTGACAGGGCTATCTTTCGTTCCCTGTGCTGTCATTGTGTTGCTTGATGGCCAATGGGTCATTGCGCAGGCGCCATCGAACTGGGCTGAAGATCTCAATATCGACATTTGTCTGGCAACCCTCTCCGGCATCGGAGCGCTGTCGCTGGGGCTTAATCAGGCGCGACTAGCGCGTGGCCATAAGCGCGATGCGGAAACGGATCCGCTGACCGGATTGCTCAACCGGCGCGCGCTGCTCGATCGGGTTGCCGCGGAGATCAAGGGGCCGGCCGCACTCGTCATTCTCGATATTGATCACTTCAAGCAGATCAACGACGTTCACGGCCATGTCGTTGGCGACGAGGTTCTGCGGATATTCGGGGAGATCCTCATTCTCTCCGCGCATTCTCCCATCCTTGCCGCGCGGCTCGGCGGCGAGGAGTTCGCGCTGCTGATGCCCGGCACCTCGGCGGCGTCGGCCGCTATTGCCGCAGAGAATATTTGTGTGCGCCTTGCCAAGCGTCAGTTCACCGGGGGCGCTGGTTCGTTCCAGACCACCGCTTCCGCCGGCGTAGCCACTCGCCAGGATGGCGTCCTCGATTTTGATGCATTGCTGAACGCAGCGGACAAGGCGCTCTATGTCGCCAAGCGGAGCGGTCGGAATTGTGTCGCGATCAGCGCGGACGGGGTGGAGTTCCTGGCAAACACGCGGCGGCAGACGGACGATTCGGTCGATCTGGTCAAGCTCGAGCTCAGCTCATGA
- a CDS encoding response regulator transcription factor → MTSQPAARDIVLVVDDSPETLSLLTDALEQAGVMVLVATSGAQALAIVERITPDMVLMDALMPDMDGFETTRRLKARGAVAHVPVIFMTGLTETQHIVQGLEAGGVDYLTKPINIDELLARIRVHLTNARAAQSARVALDAAGRFLVAVDGSGAILWSTPQAVRLLEGARSLPPAVIGRLRGERADAGFSLTVAPGGATLHLSFLGRIGEDEFLFRLTAEGAGNQEVTLRQKFALTAREAEVLLWIARGKSNRDIGDILDMSPRTVNKHLEQIYVKLGVENRASAAVLAIRALDER, encoded by the coding sequence ATGACCAGCCAGCCCGCCGCCCGCGACATCGTCCTGGTGGTCGACGACTCGCCCGAGACGCTGAGCCTGCTCACCGATGCGCTCGAGCAGGCCGGCGTCATGGTGCTGGTCGCGACCTCGGGCGCCCAGGCGCTGGCGATCGTCGAGCGCATCACGCCCGACATGGTGCTGATGGACGCGCTGATGCCCGACATGGACGGGTTCGAGACGACACGACGCCTCAAGGCGCGCGGCGCCGTGGCGCATGTGCCGGTCATCTTCATGACCGGGCTCACCGAGACCCAGCACATCGTCCAGGGCCTGGAGGCCGGCGGCGTCGACTACCTCACCAAGCCGATCAACATCGACGAGCTGCTGGCCCGCATCCGCGTGCACCTCACCAATGCCAGGGCGGCGCAGAGCGCGCGGGTGGCGCTCGACGCGGCCGGCCGGTTCCTGGTGGCGGTGGACGGGTCCGGCGCCATCCTCTGGTCGACGCCGCAGGCCGTGCGCCTGCTGGAGGGCGCCCGCAGCCTGCCGCCGGCCGTGATCGGGCGGCTGCGTGGCGAGCGTGCCGATGCCGGCTTCAGCCTGACGGTCGCGCCGGGCGGGGCGACGCTGCACCTCTCCTTCCTCGGCCGGATCGGCGAGGACGAGTTCCTGTTCCGCCTCACCGCCGAGGGCGCCGGCAACCAGGAGGTGACGCTGCGGCAGAAATTTGCGCTGACCGCCAGGGAAGCCGAGGTGCTGCTGTGGATCGCCCGCGGCAAGTCCAACCGCGACATCGGCGACATTCTCGACATGAGCCCGCGCACGGTGAACAAGCACCTGGAGCAGATCTACGTGAAGCTGGGGGTGGAGAACCGCGCCTCGGCCGCCGTGCTGGCGATCCGGGCGCTGGACGAGCGGTAG